In Malus sylvestris chromosome 2, drMalSylv7.2, whole genome shotgun sequence, the genomic stretch atttatagaaaatactaGAAATATCATCTTTTTAGATTATAAATATTGTTAAAAAATAATGCGAAAATTGATGGTTAAgcgattattttaatatttaaataaagaTTTCAATCAACAATCGACATATCATatatttacaaaatatgatCTAAAAATGATCTCTCTAGCATCATCCTAAATTTATTAccaaacaatatatataataaattactCATCAATTATCTCATGTGCCTCAATGTGACTAAAGAAAGTGTCATTTGTCTTTTTTGTTGGCCAAGAAGGTTGCGGGGGCCGGCATTAGAAAGTTACAGGATGATGACATAACATTAGTTATCTGATCGAAGCCCTTTCATATGTATGAAATAAAGCTATAAGATGATGACATCCTTAGTTTTCTGATGCCCCTTGTTGAACAAGACAGCTGAAGAGAGGATGACGTAGGCAAGAATAAACCTCTTTAATGGTTTTCTTCCTGTTCCTAGAAAATCAAATTCCTCCAAAAGTTTCACTAGCCTTGCAAGTTGTTTAGGGTTTGCGATATTGATGCTTTTGGGATACAAATCACAAGACGATTACCTAAAAGATAAAGGAAAGAAATATCTTGATGTGATTCAAGGTGTCGATTCGATTGTATTTCATTGTATGGCTATACATTTAACAAATGTATCAAAAAGTGTTAATCCCAATGGAAACCCTAATAAAATGTGGATGCCTTAGAGGCTTTGAAACAAATAACTGCGGCCTTTTAAAACACATCATTGTGAGATTATGTTCAAAAGAAAAGCTCTTGTTTTAATCAAGCGCCTAAAAACGCTATCCAAACCATTCTCAAGGCCTTCAACGGTGACTTCCAAAGCCTTCAATTTTTTATGTGCGTTTTGAATCTTCTCAACATTAGCACCTTCTGTAGGAGCTGATGAAGATTTGCATAGAGAGTAGAGAGCAGCATCAACACCATCCAACTCATGGCCATTAATATCCTCATTCTGATCTTCACATGCTATCACTCCCTTGTGCATAAACTTTGATACCAAAGACCACTTCTTTGACCTTGGCTTTGAAACTGGAACTACTAGGAAGACCAATAGGGATTGAAAGATAGACATGTTCTTACCAAACACTTCTTTAAGAACTCGAGTCACCGCGGAAGCATGCTGATCTTGCTCTAGATGCTGTGATGCTTTGTTGTCTACTTGCTTCAGTGATGTGATCAATTTCTTGgcatccttcttcatcttctttctgAAACAATTGTAATTTGCAATGCTGCTTTCTATGCTTGAGTCTCCCTTTCTCCTCCTAAGAGCAGATTGAAGGTCTCTAACATGTTCCTTGATTTGTGACATGACATCCCTTGTGATGCCACATATGTCCAAGAGCCTCAGTGATCCATCCAACAACTCATCCATACACTTCTCTTGTTGGTAATGAGAAAGGAGTTTTTGGGTTGATGCCATCTGTAAAAGATCATCCACACAATCATACAACTCCTCTAGTCCACATAGATCTTTGCAGATTGAAGCAAAAGATGAAGATGTTTGGAGCCTACTCAGCTCTTCTTCAACCCTAAGAGTGGTGGGGTGTGATCTTGAGGGTAGGCTGATTGATCTGACTTTGTACTTGGCAGCCATGGTTGAAGCTGTTCTTTATGTTTCACAAGAGCTCAAGTTTGAGGTTTTTGGTCTCACTATATCTTGGAATACGTTTATATATATTGATGAAAGGTGAGAGTGACAAGACTTTTGGGTTAATATGGAGAGCATGTTACTTTGTCACAATTTCAGGTAACATTATTGCTTAAATAATTTGAGGCCCCAATTGTTTGTGGCAAAAGCCTCACGAGTCATCACCGACTTTGCCCACATTGCccttcatttttaatttattgaaCTGTGGCGGGCCAGTCCTCCAATAGGTGGCCTTGTATAGATTTTCTCAGTTATTTAAAAGATCCAACACCAAAGTTGCATAGATATAGAGATTTCGATCCATTGGGATAATAATTAAGATATGTAACATATTATTGTATGCACGAGTGACTTGTACTAGTCATGTCTCTATTAGACTTTTGGTAAATGTTTGCATAGAAGTCATGACTCATGACCACACTAGAAGTTGACGTGTAGACCTTGGGGACATTTGGTGCTCTCTATATTTGAGTCATTTCACCAAATCATTGATGTAGATTTccttatgaattttatttaatattctgTACTTATTTTATGTATGGCTTTTCAATAGTTATGTGGTTGATATGTGTTAAGTTTATAACTACCAAATTAAGGagaaccacaaaaaaaaaaaccacatacAAAAGGAGTATAGAAGATTTGAACTTCAAGATTTTACGTTTGGAATATAAGTAGGAGAAGATCTTTGCTTGGCTCTGTCAGTTTAGTCACATCACCTAATCATCGGAGACTTCTTTTCCTTGGGTCGGAAAAATCATTCGAGAATAGTATTTTCTATTGAAACTAACTTTGCATAACTGCATTATAACAGACATCTGTAAACTATTGgtttgagtaagtttagagtTTAGGGTTAAGACATAGGAGGATTGAAGATATTGTTGGTGTGGTTTGGCTTACAAGCCAAAGGAGATGTGCCAGACCCATATCGAATGAGCAGTTTGTGTAAGTTTTCAGATCTAAGGAGTACAATAATAATGTTTAAAGTTTTTGTTCCATTACTAATAACACGACTTCTTAGAATAAAACTCCACACTTGAAGTCAATTTAGCTCTTCTCCAAGTGCATGCGGGTATAAAAATTCTCTGTTTCTTTAATATGAAAAATTTCTAAGAAATTGAGGGGAAAGCTTGGCTCTTTCATACGGTTCATCCATAGAACGTATGCATGTGACTCTGTGTGATTGCATGAATCATcctaaggagaaatttttagttgtgatagAAATACGGATGATAcattacgtgtttttatgtcggtcgtacccagtgcataaggctcccgctttacgcagggtctgggagaggtgaatgtcggctagccttacccccatttatggagaggctgctcccaaacattacatgtttttatttaagtggtggaaaattttattttttaagttattaaatttttaacatatatatctcactatttatataatgacacgttGTGTACCATCTCATGTGACTATCACTAAAAATCTCTTCATCCCAAGGCTCTCTCACCTCTAGGATGTCCCCGCAACTTTCTTTGCCCACAAGACAAAAACGACAAATTACGCTCTTTAATACCATTGGAGTTGTAaagtttttattacaaaaacTTGCTATCATCATGCATGATGCATTGCTGC encodes the following:
- the LOC126610205 gene encoding uncharacterized protein LOC126610205, with amino-acid sequence MAAKYKVRSISLPSRSHPTTLRVEEELSRLQTSSSFASICKDLCGLEELYDCVDDLLQMASTQKLLSHYQQEKCMDELLDGSLRLLDICGITRDVMSQIKEHVRDLQSALRRRKGDSSIESSIANYNCFRKKMKKDAKKLITSLKQVDNKASQHLEQDQHASAVTRVLKEVFGKNMSIFQSLLVFLVVPVSKPRSKKWSLVSKFMHKGVIACEDQNEDINGHELDGVDAALYSLCKSSSAPTEGANVEKIQNAHKKLKALEVTVEGLENGLDSVFRRLIKTRAFLLNIISQ